One window from the genome of Oreochromis niloticus isolate F11D_XX linkage group LG20, O_niloticus_UMD_NMBU, whole genome shotgun sequence encodes:
- the LOC100709941 gene encoding haloacid dehalogenase-like hydrolase domain-containing 5, protein MRGLLPFYRGLYTLSNRQASRKAGIVGSRCGLCGTQSNSKPQPRFGLLFDIDGVLVRGRMPIPAATKAFEKLVDSQGQFVVPVVFVTNAGNCLRQTKADQLSHILGVPITQDQVIMSHSPLRMFKKFHDKCVLVSGQGPVLEIAKNVGFKNVISIDMLRESYPLLDMVDHNRRPKLPSNPVVSLPKIEAVVLFGEPIRWETNLQLIVDILLTNGNLSCSHQTQNTPHLPLLACNMDLMWMAEAHSPRFGHGTFLVCLENIYKKITGKDLKYEALMGKPSELTYHFAEYLIRSQAMQRQWELPITSLYAIGDNLMTDIYGANLYNRYLEERVARKNPKAVAKMVAATGSTTAVNREEEIDSLWESELALPSATSCKSVLVCTGVYNPNAEVPSDANHCIKETVFHGHRDFIFDPGLVEPGHIVQDVAEAVDLIFEQEKFVPQ, encoded by the exons CCACAGCCAAGGTTTGGGCTGTTGTTCGACATTGATGGCGTGCTTGTCAGAGGGAGAATGCCAATCCCTGCGGCAACAAAAGCATTTGAGAAGTTGGTCGACTCTCAGGGACAGTTTGTGGTGCCAGTCGTTTTTGTCACAAATGCAGGGAATTGCCTCAGACAAACAAAAGCGGACCAGCTCTCTCACATCCTGGGAGTGCCT ATCACACAAGACCAAGTTATCATGTCCCATAGTCCCCTGAGGATGTTTAAGAAGTTCCATGACAAATGTGTCTTGGTGTCAGGACAAGGACCTGTCCTGGAAATTGCTAAAAA TGTGGGCTTTAAGAATGTAATCAGTATTGATATGCTAAGAGAATCGTACCCATTGTTGGACATGGTGGATCACAACAGGAGACCAAAATTGCCG TCCAATCCCGTTGTCAGCCTTCCTAAAATTGAAG CTGTGGTTTTGTTCGGTGAGCCGATCCGATGGGAAACCAACCTGCAGCTGATAGTTGACATTCTGTTGACCAATGGTAACCTCAGTTGTAGTCACCAAACCCAAAACACTCCTCACCTTCCCCTGCTGGCCTGCAACATGGACCTCATGTGGATGGCTGAGGCACATTCTCCTCG GTTTGGCCATGGAACATTTCTTGTGTGCCTAGAGAACATCTACAAGAAGATAACCGGCAAAGATCTGAAGTATGAGGCTCTTATGGGAAAACCCAGTGAGCTGACTTACCATTTTGCAGAGTACCTCATCAGAAGCCAGGCCATGCAGAGGCAGTGGGAACTTCCCATTACTTCCCTATATGCTATAGG GGATAACCTCATGACTGACATCTATGGAGCCAATCTGTACAACCGTTACCTGGAGGAGAGAGTTgcaagaaaaaaccccaaagctGTTGCTAAGATGGTGGCTGCCACTGGGTCCACCACGGCGGTGAACAGGGAGGAAGAGATTGACAGCCTGTGGGAAAGCGAGCTCGCTCTGCCCTCTGCTACATCCTGTAAGTCTGTCCTAGTCTGTACAGGGGTGTATAACCCCAACGCAGAGGTGCCGTCTGATGCAAATCACTGCATCAAGGAGACTGTGTTCCACGGGCACCGGGACTTCATATTTGACCCTGGTCTCGTGGAGCCAGGCCATATCGTGCAGGATGTGGCAGAAGCTGTTGATCTCATCTTTGAGCAAGAAAAGTTTGTGCCTCAGTAG
- the gp9 gene encoding platelet glycoprotein IX yields the protein MMTFKDDWHSGRKIFSLSLVFFHLLVTHSIIEPCHCSTLGPAGLVVNCSSLNLVEVPNLPSDTTELHLQNNRLTSVSPGLFDRFTGLNKVSLSKNPFHCDCQIHYLRNWLLKNRAIVLKEPLCVTPSSVANKAITELSDDYFSHCAVANCANGIYNIIIGVALCCLIILLLWSLSLARNSNFTLDIDERHSGFEADSLRSLKPKHRKRLHTGLSEVSVDSESLGDTEDLERPLLNMELLPQVLDALHKKHNIKIKAT from the exons ATGATGACATTTAAAGATGACTGGCACTCTGGAAG GAAGATCTTCAGTTTGAGCTTAGTGTTCTTCCACCTCCTGGTAACACACAGTATCATTGAGCCTTGCCACTGTTCAACCCTCGGGCCTGCTGGACTGGTAGTTAACTGCAGCTCTTTAAACCTTGTGGAGGTGCCTAATCTGCCCTCCGACACCACAGAGCTCCATTTGCAGAACAACCGGCTCACCTCGGTGTCTCCAGGCCTGTTTGACAGATTTACTGGGCTGAACAAGGTTTCCCTGTCCAAGAACCCTTTCCACTGTGATTGTCAAATTCACTACCTGAGGAACTGGTTGCTGAAGAACAGGGCTATTGTTTTAAAGGAGCCACTTTGCGTCACTCCAAGCTCTGTGGCTAACAAAGCCATCACTGAACTTAGTGACGACTACTTTTCTCACTGCGCTGTTGCAAACTGCGCTAATGGGATATACAACATCATAATAGGAGTAGCGCTATGCTGCCTCATtattctgctgctgtggagcTTGAGTCTGGCCAGAAATTCCAATTTCACTCTGGATATAGATGAGAGACACTCAGGATTCGAGGCCGACTCCCTACGTTCACTGAAGCCCAAACACAGGAAGAGATTGCACACTGGACTATCAGAGGTCAGTGTCGACTCAGAGTCTCTCGGTGATACGGAGGATCTAGAAAGGCCGCTTCTCAACATGGAGTTACTGCCACAAGTTTTGGATGCATTGCACAAGAAGCACAATATAAAGATAAAGGCTACCTGA